One region of Termitidicoccus mucosus genomic DNA includes:
- a CDS encoding TonB-dependent siderophore receptor, producing MMPLGAQTAPPAPAESEPEQVYILEEFRVESTGVKDHVKTDETLGAMRINTRMVDSPISVTVLPTEFVENFMLEEVDDQLSYVAGGNIAGERQSGTGGYVSFRGFQPQFYRNGFQRIGIAETVNLERVEFIKGPLAATFGLTEPGGVVNYVTQRPFRKRSVKVATRMGSYDYQRYEAHINTGPLDNKRVFARFDATYTDTGGFQDFFYSETLATSGAVTFQPGRNTTITVELERMRRVMNRGSAGITTSYPSTWISPVTGVAAGASVTGGIAQDLTRQGFNPLGPDFEQIRDITTLDVRVEQRLNSFMSLRVNLQWWQRPYESWTWTTTSSTSSAPSYSTATGNFNNRDPFHDKADAVTYQGQVDLLTAFKLGPTAHKLLFTCDFSDYFSEDWGWKMTTEDRNNLPAGVRTLNAANPDFSGYDRSLLTREVEHFQPDRKMTGFLLSERMALGHLALLFASCRYDRLEVDYVDYLNPQSSGKKDEGAWSWSLGANVPILGDRLVVFGNHSTSFTPSTTRDRGTGKLQDNVNASGYEAGVKGELVEGKAFWTASVYRIDRDNIPQLNALYSDEDDYESGRPQYLGSGQERSEGFEVEVFADMAPGVSVMAAGSYMNARTIKSPNDTAKEGIVLLRAPHRTGSASITYQIQSGWLRRLKLGFSARYTDRYVARYGTAGSQITGRGEITNKLQLNYGPANRIEEVRPSATIYDLSVSYPFTIRKYRHRVGLNIKNLFDKEWWSASGRKNDERAFFARYELGF from the coding sequence ATGATGCCGCTCGGCGCGCAGACCGCGCCGCCGGCGCCGGCGGAATCCGAGCCGGAGCAGGTTTATATCCTGGAGGAATTCCGGGTCGAATCGACGGGCGTGAAAGACCATGTGAAGACCGACGAGACGCTCGGCGCCATGCGCATCAACACGCGCATGGTGGATTCGCCGATAAGCGTGACGGTGCTGCCGACGGAGTTTGTGGAGAATTTCATGCTCGAGGAGGTCGATGACCAGCTGTCCTACGTGGCGGGCGGCAACATCGCGGGTGAGCGGCAGAGCGGCACCGGCGGCTATGTGTCGTTTCGCGGGTTCCAGCCGCAGTTTTACCGCAACGGTTTCCAGCGGATCGGCATCGCCGAGACCGTGAACCTGGAGCGGGTGGAGTTTATAAAAGGGCCGCTCGCGGCCACTTTCGGACTCACGGAGCCGGGCGGCGTGGTGAACTACGTCACCCAGCGCCCGTTCAGAAAACGCAGCGTGAAAGTGGCGACCCGCATGGGCTCGTATGATTATCAAAGATACGAGGCGCACATAAACACGGGGCCGCTCGACAACAAACGGGTGTTCGCCCGTTTCGACGCCACCTATACGGACACGGGCGGGTTCCAAGATTTCTTTTATAGCGAGACCCTCGCGACCAGCGGCGCGGTGACTTTCCAGCCGGGCCGGAACACCACGATCACGGTCGAGCTTGAGCGCATGAGGCGCGTCATGAACCGCGGTTCGGCCGGAATCACCACGTCGTATCCGTCCACATGGATCAGTCCGGTCACCGGCGTGGCGGCAGGCGCGAGCGTCACCGGCGGCATCGCGCAGGACCTTACGCGCCAGGGGTTCAATCCGCTCGGCCCCGACTTCGAACAAATCCGCGACATCACCACGCTCGACGTGCGTGTCGAGCAGCGGCTCAACAGCTTCATGAGCCTGCGCGTGAACCTGCAATGGTGGCAACGCCCCTACGAGTCGTGGACATGGACGACCACCTCCTCCACCAGCTCGGCACCGAGTTATTCCACGGCGACTGGAAACTTTAATAATCGCGACCCATTCCACGACAAGGCGGACGCCGTGACTTATCAGGGACAGGTGGATTTGCTGACCGCATTCAAGCTCGGCCCGACCGCCCACAAGCTTCTGTTCACTTGTGATTTTTCCGATTATTTTTCGGAGGACTGGGGATGGAAAATGACCACGGAGGACCGCAACAACCTGCCGGCCGGCGTGCGGACATTGAATGCCGCCAATCCCGATTTCTCCGGCTACGACCGCAGCCTGCTCACGCGCGAGGTCGAGCATTTCCAGCCCGACCGCAAGATGACGGGTTTCCTGCTCTCCGAGCGCATGGCGCTGGGCCACTTGGCGTTGCTTTTTGCCTCATGCCGTTACGACCGGCTTGAGGTTGACTATGTTGATTATCTCAACCCGCAAAGCTCCGGAAAAAAGGACGAGGGCGCATGGAGCTGGAGCCTCGGCGCCAACGTCCCGATCCTCGGCGACAGGCTTGTGGTGTTCGGAAACCACAGCACATCGTTCACCCCCTCGACCACCCGCGACCGGGGCACCGGCAAGCTTCAGGATAATGTGAACGCCTCCGGCTACGAGGCGGGCGTCAAGGGCGAGCTTGTGGAGGGGAAGGCGTTCTGGACGGCCTCGGTTTACCGGATCGACCGCGATAATATTCCCCAGTTGAACGCCCTGTATTCCGACGAGGATGATTACGAAAGCGGGAGGCCCCAGTATCTGGGCTCGGGCCAGGAACGCTCGGAAGGCTTCGAGGTTGAGGTGTTCGCGGATATGGCGCCTGGCGTTTCCGTGATGGCGGCCGGCTCCTATATGAATGCGCGCACGATCAAATCACCCAACGATACGGCCAAGGAAGGCATCGTCTTGCTACGCGCGCCGCACCGCACCGGGAGCGCGTCGATCACGTATCAAATCCAGTCGGGCTGGCTCAGGCGCCTCAAGCTCGGCTTCTCCGCGCGCTACACCGACCGCTACGTGGCCCGTTACGGCACCGCGGGCTCGCAGATCACGGGGCGCGGGGAGATAACCAACAAGCTCCAGTTGAATTACGGCCCGGCCAACCGCATCGAGGAGGTGCGTCCCAGCGCGACGATTTACGACCTGTCTGTCAGCTATCCTTTCACCATAAGGAAATACCGGCACCGCGTGGGTCTGAACATCAAAAACCTTTTCGACAAGGAGTGGTGGTCCGCCTCGGGCCGCAAGAACGACGAGCGCGCGTTTTTCGCCCGCTACGAGCTTGGTTTTTAA
- a CDS encoding LacI family DNA-binding transcriptional regulator produces MPDTPNTMRNIARVARVSVATVSKCLSNKADVSAATRERVLRVCRELGYRPNPLVAALMQARRRNASPASHLTLAFVTAFPSANEWKQHPSPIFRQMFAGALARATERNYKLEHFWLYQDGMSNQRFGKMLFARGIPGLLLAPIPSTRITVDISWSAFSVVVLGLTPSTRQFHRVSTDYYQGMLLALEECARLGYRRPGFAVRRETTERLEHRWEAAYLFSQRRNPAKRPPKPLVVSEWTRDAVLDWIEHERPDVIIGPVLGKLESIIRESGRSVPGDIGMVGLLVPGEGDRLSGIIQDGEMVGAVAVDQLISQIERNEKGVPAHPITHTMPGHWNHGATARFTESPKRSRSIRPGVIPTTSPPA; encoded by the coding sequence ATGCCCGACACCCCGAATACCATGCGCAATATCGCCCGGGTCGCCCGGGTGTCGGTCGCCACTGTTTCAAAATGCCTGTCCAACAAGGCGGACGTATCCGCGGCCACCCGCGAACGTGTGCTGCGCGTGTGCAGGGAGCTCGGCTACCGCCCCAATCCGCTCGTGGCCGCGCTCATGCAGGCGCGCCGCCGCAATGCCAGCCCGGCGAGCCACCTCACGCTGGCGTTTGTCACTGCCTTTCCATCCGCGAACGAATGGAAGCAGCATCCCTCGCCCATATTCCGGCAGATGTTTGCCGGCGCCCTCGCCCGCGCCACCGAGCGCAATTATAAACTGGAGCATTTCTGGCTTTATCAGGACGGGATGAGCAACCAGCGCTTCGGGAAAATGCTCTTCGCCAGGGGAATCCCCGGCCTGCTGCTCGCGCCGATACCGAGCACGCGCATCACGGTGGACATATCGTGGTCGGCGTTTTCCGTCGTCGTGCTCGGGCTCACTCCGTCCACCAGGCAGTTTCACCGCGTCTCCACCGATTATTACCAGGGCATGCTGCTTGCGCTGGAGGAATGCGCCAGGCTGGGCTATCGGAGACCGGGCTTCGCGGTGCGCAGGGAGACAACCGAGCGATTGGAGCATCGCTGGGAGGCGGCTTATTTGTTTTCGCAAAGACGCAACCCTGCAAAGCGGCCGCCCAAGCCGCTCGTTGTCAGCGAATGGACCCGCGACGCGGTGCTCGACTGGATCGAGCATGAAAGACCCGACGTGATCATCGGACCGGTGCTGGGCAAACTGGAATCCATCATCCGCGAATCGGGACGCTCCGTGCCGGGGGACATCGGCATGGTCGGCTTGCTGGTGCCCGGCGAAGGCGACCGGCTAAGCGGCATCATACAGGACGGAGAAATGGTCGGCGCGGTGGCGGTGGACCAATTGATCAGCCAGATAGAGCGCAACGAAAAGGGAGTGCCCGCCCATCCCATCACCCACACCATGCCCGGCCATTGGAACCATGGGGCGACGGCCAGATTCACCGAAAGCCCGAAACGTTCCCGCTCCATCAGACCCGGGGTCATTCCAACGACATCGCCGCCGGCATGA
- a CDS encoding TonB-dependent siderophore receptor: protein MRTRLSLALLLPILHACTVLLPAQNASAPGPAGDDGEIVKLDTFEVVSGDDTGYAATDSITGTRVATLIRDLPYTVNVVMSEFMEDFALLELPEQFAYTSSFSPDSDVEGSYSLRGVPNSAQLRNGFRRGGLVDRINISRVEVIKGPAASIYGQTQPGGMINVVTTKPKSKPGYYLGLSAGSYDSERVEMSATGPLFSGKRARTTYLLSASSYKRNYEQEFRHTDQQMWALVVSHKFSADTSLSVEYEHLEKDMGRGTALPFTIAGGQNDSVGRGRRTGYAYELFSFSLQGPHEYNDRAVTTFNVAFEHRFGRVLSMKASFNYDDRDFWRLRSVGDRFAADTRNIIFREPEYSTIFQYSRGAQIDFLAHWRARDLGWEQRVLLTLDYNFINDARQTWQTPSAVYNDSRYNVRNLNVDNPDYFLLPHNPDLYTDRTRDDINRTGVYGFFLRYQISAMQGRLVGVAGTRFDYVDFDLQDQAGGSGATVYTAKHSANAVTPQAGLNYKITPEHTFFVNYSTSFMPQGQLGDDGEKLDNEEGIGYEAGFKSLLFNKRLSVTASIYSIEKKGVKTTETEDFPELDADGNPVLDPETGDPVLRARSITRTMGTVKSEGIEMDFNYQVGKQFQLLGGWGYTNPRLTYAGNDLDAVGRRPAKTAKMNGGVAGKYSFKSGWLKGLALNLGVRYMGNSYPTAPTTGGIRDSDDYVRSNDGRRDIRVPSYIVWDAGAAYEWRTGKFRHRVRINFKNIFDRQYIDTGAFAGERFGAYAGYTLRF, encoded by the coding sequence ATGAGAACGCGCCTGTCCCTCGCCCTCCTTCTCCCGATTCTCCATGCTTGCACGGTTCTCCTGCCCGCGCAAAACGCATCCGCCCCGGGGCCCGCCGGGGATGACGGGGAAATCGTCAAGCTCGACACGTTTGAAGTCGTCTCGGGCGATGACACCGGCTACGCCGCGACCGACTCCATCACCGGCACGCGCGTGGCCACCCTCATCCGCGACCTGCCCTACACGGTAAACGTGGTCATGAGCGAATTCATGGAGGATTTTGCCCTGCTGGAATTGCCCGAGCAATTTGCCTACACCAGCTCCTTCAGCCCGGACTCCGATGTCGAGGGCTCGTATTCGCTGCGCGGCGTTCCCAACAGCGCCCAGCTCAGGAACGGTTTCAGGCGCGGAGGCTTGGTGGACAGGATCAACATCAGCCGCGTGGAAGTGATCAAGGGGCCCGCGGCGTCCATCTATGGACAAACCCAGCCCGGCGGCATGATCAATGTGGTGACCACCAAGCCGAAATCCAAGCCCGGCTATTATCTGGGCCTCTCCGCCGGGAGCTACGACTCGGAGCGTGTCGAGATGAGCGCGACGGGCCCGTTGTTCAGCGGCAAGCGGGCCCGGACGACCTACCTGTTGAGCGCCTCCAGCTACAAGCGAAATTACGAGCAGGAATTCCGGCACACGGACCAGCAAATGTGGGCGCTGGTCGTCTCCCACAAGTTTTCCGCGGACACCTCTCTGAGTGTCGAATATGAACACTTGGAAAAGGACATGGGACGCGGCACCGCCCTGCCGTTCACCATCGCGGGCGGGCAAAATGACTCGGTGGGCCGGGGCAGGCGCACCGGCTACGCCTACGAGCTGTTCTCCTTCAGCCTCCAGGGACCGCATGAATACAATGACCGGGCCGTCACCACCTTCAATGTCGCATTCGAGCACCGGTTTGGCCGGGTGCTGTCCATGAAGGCGTCGTTCAACTACGACGACCGGGATTTCTGGCGGCTGCGTTCCGTGGGCGACCGCTTCGCGGCGGACACGCGCAACATCATTTTCCGCGAGCCCGAATACAGCACCATTTTCCAATACTCAAGGGGAGCGCAAATCGACTTCCTGGCGCATTGGCGCGCGCGTGACCTAGGCTGGGAGCAGCGGGTGCTCCTGACGCTTGATTACAATTTTATCAATGACGCCCGGCAGACATGGCAAACCCCGTCGGCTGTTTATAACGACTCCCGCTACAACGTGCGGAATCTCAACGTGGACAACCCCGATTACTTCCTGCTGCCCCACAATCCGGATTTATATACCGATCGCACCCGCGATGACATTAACAGGACCGGCGTTTACGGGTTCTTTCTCCGGTATCAAATCAGCGCGATGCAGGGGCGGCTGGTTGGCGTCGCCGGCACGCGTTTCGATTACGTCGATTTCGACCTGCAAGACCAGGCCGGGGGCTCCGGAGCCACCGTTTACACGGCGAAGCACAGTGCGAACGCCGTCACCCCGCAGGCCGGCCTGAATTACAAGATAACCCCGGAGCATACGTTCTTCGTCAACTACAGCACCTCGTTCATGCCGCAAGGGCAGTTGGGCGATGACGGGGAGAAACTCGACAACGAGGAGGGCATCGGCTACGAGGCCGGATTCAAATCCCTTCTCTTCAACAAGCGCCTGAGCGTGACCGCCAGCATTTATTCCATCGAGAAAAAAGGGGTGAAAACCACCGAGACGGAAGATTTCCCGGAACTCGACGCGGACGGCAATCCCGTCCTGGATCCCGAAACCGGCGACCCGGTGCTCAGAGCCCGGTCAATCACCCGCACGATGGGCACCGTGAAGTCGGAGGGAATCGAGATGGATTTCAATTATCAAGTCGGGAAACAATTTCAGTTGCTCGGCGGCTGGGGATACACGAACCCGCGCCTGACCTATGCGGGAAACGACCTCGACGCCGTGGGCCGCCGCCCCGCGAAAACAGCCAAGATGAACGGCGGCGTCGCCGGGAAATACAGTTTTAAATCCGGATGGCTCAAGGGACTCGCGCTTAACCTCGGTGTCCGTTACATGGGAAATTCCTACCCGACGGCGCCCACCACCGGCGGCATCAGGGATAGCGACGACTATGTGAGGAGCAACGACGGGCGGAGGGACATCCGCGTGCCCTCCTATATCGTGTGGGATGCGGGCGCGGCCTATGAATGGCGGACGGGAAAGTTCAGGCACCGCGTGCGCATCAACTTCAAGAACATTTTTGACAGACAATATATTGATACGGGCGCCTTCGCCGGCGAGCGATTCGGCGCGTATGCCGGCTACACGCTGCGCTTCTGA
- a CDS encoding sialidase family protein translates to MRASAQFRLAGILSCLLSVAAPASANSANGAREISLAEALELALEPPVFNTNPGPEYSDKARNYGMVIGMDRTPKGRIWAVWVAGGDSEDGYFVAATSDDNGRTWSKPRLVIDPVEAANGLKRRTLVGVPWTDPLGRLWLFFDQSMGYFDGRGGSWAAICENPDSDNPVWSAPRRIWHGATLNKPVVLSNGEWLLPVSLWTRDWIRSEMKVKPETEKFPGFSELFHDLDDMRMAHWFASSDQGKTWTRRGGVAPEGRRFDEHTLVELKDGRLWMLSRTQDGLVEAFSSDFGETWTEPQPSPVKHVIKGARVFFRRLASGGILLVKLGKIGEQLEKRGQLMAFVSYDEGGTWSKGLMLDERANVTYPDGFQSPDGDIYIIYDRQRAAEREILYARFTEEDLRQGAFKSKQSRAKQLVNKALGPAKKKK, encoded by the coding sequence ATGCGTGCATCCGCCCAGTTTCGTCTAGCCGGCATATTATCATGCCTGCTCTCCGTCGCCGCCCCCGCATCCGCGAACAGTGCGAACGGGGCGCGCGAAATCTCCCTGGCCGAAGCCTTGGAGCTGGCGCTGGAGCCGCCGGTTTTTAATACAAATCCCGGTCCTGAGTATTCCGACAAAGCGCGGAATTACGGCATGGTCATCGGCATGGACCGAACGCCGAAGGGCAGGATATGGGCGGTCTGGGTCGCGGGAGGGGACAGCGAGGATGGCTATTTTGTCGCGGCCACCAGCGATGACAACGGCAGGACGTGGAGCAAGCCCCGGCTGGTGATAGACCCGGTCGAGGCCGCCAATGGATTGAAGCGCCGCACATTGGTGGGGGTGCCTTGGACCGACCCGCTGGGCCGGCTCTGGTTGTTCTTCGACCAGTCCATGGGCTATTTCGACGGCAGGGGCGGATCGTGGGCCGCGATTTGCGAAAACCCCGACTCCGACAATCCGGTCTGGTCGGCGCCCCGGCGCATTTGGCACGGCGCCACGCTCAACAAACCTGTCGTCCTGTCCAATGGCGAGTGGCTGCTGCCGGTCTCATTGTGGACGCGCGACTGGATTCGCTCCGAAATGAAAGTGAAGCCGGAGACCGAAAAATTCCCCGGCTTCAGCGAGCTTTTTCATGACTTGGACGACATGCGCATGGCGCACTGGTTTGCCTCGTCCGACCAGGGGAAAACCTGGACCCGGCGCGGCGGCGTGGCGCCGGAAGGCCGCAGGTTTGACGAGCACACGCTCGTGGAGCTGAAGGACGGGCGCCTGTGGATGCTGAGCCGCACCCAGGACGGGCTGGTCGAAGCCTTTTCCTCCGATTTTGGGGAAACCTGGACCGAGCCCCAGCCCTCCCCCGTCAAGCATGTGATAAAAGGCGCGCGCGTATTCTTCCGCCGGCTGGCCTCGGGCGGCATCCTGCTCGTCAAGCTCGGGAAAATCGGCGAGCAGCTTGAAAAACGCGGACAGCTCATGGCCTTTGTTTCCTATGACGAGGGCGGGACCTGGAGCAAGGGGCTCATGCTCGACGAGCGCGCGAATGTCACCTATCCCGACGGCTTTCAGTCCCCGGACGGCGACATTTATATAATCTACGACCGCCAGCGCGCCGCCGAGAGGGAAATATTATATGCGAGGTTTACCGAGGAGGATCTCCGGCAAGGCGCCTTCAAATCAAAACAATCCAGAGCCAAGCAACTGGTGAACAAGGCGCTCGGTCCCGCCAAAAAGAAAAAATAG
- a CDS encoding DEAD/DEAH box helicase — translation MQHLRFAELGLSPEILKAVDKMGFEETSPIQTAAIPPILEGRDLVGQSSTGSGKTAAFAIPAVEKTDPKNRAVQVLVLCPTRELAVQVSEEVAKISLFKRGVHAVPIFGGQSYERQFRALASGVQIVIGTPGRVLDHMERGTLKLDSLKLLVLDEADRMLDMGFREDIERVLSQAPAERQFLFFSATMPRAIQELIRRYSRDPQWVKIEAQAQNAPKVDQVYFEVERRSKLEVLTRLIDMHDFSYGIVFCSTKIMVDELNDHLQARGYAVERLHGDISQAQRTRVMEKFRRRGFEFLIATDVAARGLDVDDLEVVFNFDLPNDAEDYTHRIGRTGRAGKSGRAFTFVSGRELYKLQSMVRYGKLNLRRERVPSLDLVEEARENQFFEKLRATLDDGAFAKQDRIIDRLLEQGYTSTDIIAALIHIMQGDGKPAAAPKKQEREPCDNGGTASVPSAARQRAQRDTGVPPVDGAPRRQSQDHGQAARAAPRDAAAAPANRARDKHDLAQTFSPEDDTCDPGEPGPARPSKQKYERPARTGREAGFATLFFNVGRKDLVTPADIVGKVTGVTRLPASVVGAIDIHQRHTLVDVDENEAAFIVQKMEGIRVKGAVLKPALADMS, via the coding sequence ATGCAACACCTGCGCTTCGCCGAACTCGGGCTTTCCCCCGAAATCCTCAAGGCCGTTGACAAGATGGGCTTCGAGGAGACCTCGCCCATCCAGACGGCCGCCATCCCGCCCATCCTCGAAGGCCGCGACCTCGTCGGCCAGTCCTCCACCGGCTCGGGCAAGACCGCCGCGTTCGCCATTCCCGCCGTCGAAAAAACCGACCCGAAAAACCGCGCCGTCCAGGTGCTCGTGCTCTGCCCCACGCGCGAGCTCGCCGTGCAGGTCTCCGAGGAGGTCGCCAAAATCTCGCTCTTCAAGCGCGGCGTGCACGCCGTGCCCATTTTCGGCGGCCAATCCTACGAGCGCCAGTTCCGCGCCCTCGCCTCCGGCGTGCAAATCGTCATCGGCACGCCCGGCCGCGTGCTCGACCACATGGAGCGCGGCACGCTCAAGCTCGACTCGCTCAAGCTGCTCGTGCTCGACGAGGCCGACCGCATGCTCGACATGGGCTTCCGCGAGGACATCGAGCGCGTGCTCTCGCAGGCGCCCGCCGAGCGGCAGTTCCTGTTTTTCTCTGCCACGATGCCGCGCGCCATCCAGGAGCTCATCCGCCGCTACAGCCGCGACCCGCAATGGGTGAAAATCGAGGCGCAGGCGCAAAACGCCCCGAAGGTGGACCAGGTTTATTTCGAGGTCGAGCGCCGCTCGAAACTCGAGGTGCTCACGCGCCTCATCGACATGCACGACTTCAGCTACGGCATCGTATTCTGCTCCACGAAAATCATGGTGGACGAGCTCAACGACCACCTGCAGGCGCGCGGCTACGCGGTCGAGCGGCTGCACGGCGACATCTCGCAGGCGCAGCGCACGCGCGTGATGGAAAAATTCCGCCGCCGCGGTTTCGAATTTCTCATCGCCACCGACGTCGCCGCCCGCGGCCTCGACGTGGACGACCTCGAGGTCGTCTTCAACTTCGACCTCCCCAACGACGCCGAGGACTACACGCACCGCATCGGCCGCACCGGCCGCGCCGGCAAGTCCGGCCGCGCCTTCACCTTCGTCTCCGGCCGCGAGCTCTACAAACTCCAGTCGATGGTGCGCTACGGCAAACTCAACCTCCGCCGCGAACGCGTCCCCTCGCTCGACCTCGTGGAGGAGGCGCGCGAAAACCAGTTTTTCGAAAAACTCCGCGCCACGCTCGACGACGGCGCCTTCGCGAAACAGGACCGCATCATCGACCGCCTGCTCGAGCAAGGCTACACCAGCACCGACATCATCGCCGCGCTCATCCACATCATGCAGGGCGACGGCAAGCCCGCCGCCGCGCCGAAAAAACAAGAGCGCGAGCCCTGCGACAATGGAGGGACGGCCTCCGTGCCGTCCGCCGCGCGCCAGCGCGCCCAACGTGACACGGGCGTCCCCCCCGTGGACGGCGCTCCGCGCCGCCAGTCCCAAGACCACGGCCAGGCTGCCCGCGCCGCGCCGCGCGATGCCGCCGCCGCGCCGGCAAACCGCGCCCGCGATAAACACGACCTCGCGCAAACCTTCTCCCCCGAGGACGACACTTGCGATCCCGGCGAGCCGGGTCCTGCCCGCCCCTCGAAACAGAAATACGAGCGCCCCGCGCGCACGGGCCGCGAGGCGGGCTTCGCTACGCTGTTTTTCAACGTCGGACGCAAAGACCTCGTCACGCCGGCGGACATCGTGGGCAAGGTCACCGGCGTCACGCGCCTGCCCGCCAGCGTCGTCGGCGCCATCGACATCCACCAGCGTCACACGCTTGTCGATGTGGACGAAAACGAGGCGGCCTTCATCGTGCAAAAAATGGAAGGCATCCGCGTCAAGGGCGCCGTGCTCAAGCCGGCCCTCGCCGACATGTCATAG
- a CDS encoding exo-alpha-sialidase: MFFRISIFTGVLLLASFVPSTRAAQSTAKTQLLRLGTREIATDKATAYGTPVVPMWRAPMPAEDGSRAAGFPILKTAEHFEVWRPKSRRDGAYNHYACLIYYGGRFYAMWGNHPFGEDGPGQRVLFASSQDGKQWAFHGEFCPAPGPVLNTDKQGIHLKPDRWVVADGKLYGIVYVHGAGIYPIARELTAQGKPGAAFLLRQLPENGRLPSFMPGAREIPETAARIRQWYADNDTISWWAHSAGERIVHSRGIDGARLIEPFMYRSKAGLVVLQRSFQKKGEEPVLNNRMYASFPDGKGGWSKPHPTDIPDAPSRAQAHRLSDGRVLLIGNQIAPRFDSGLYLPRDPLTLSTSADGEAFDRVFALRAGASRGPRFSGITGRARGTAFGYPSMIMHNGVIHVLYSINKEDMAVSSVSLDSIK, translated from the coding sequence ATGTTTTTTCGCATTTCAATATTCACCGGCGTGTTGCTTCTGGCCTCGTTTGTTCCTTCAACCCGGGCTGCGCAGTCCACGGCCAAAACACAACTGCTGCGGCTCGGCACGCGGGAAATAGCTACCGACAAGGCCACGGCTTACGGAACGCCGGTCGTCCCCATGTGGCGCGCGCCGATGCCGGCCGAGGACGGCTCAAGAGCCGCCGGCTTCCCCATCCTCAAGACCGCGGAGCATTTTGAAGTATGGCGTCCGAAATCCCGCCGCGACGGCGCTTATAATCACTATGCCTGCTTGATATATTATGGAGGGCGTTTTTATGCGATGTGGGGAAACCACCCATTCGGAGAGGACGGCCCGGGGCAGCGGGTGTTGTTTGCCTCATCGCAGGATGGGAAACAATGGGCCTTCCACGGAGAATTTTGTCCGGCGCCCGGCCCGGTGTTGAACACGGACAAACAAGGCATTCACCTGAAACCCGACCGATGGGTGGTCGCTGACGGGAAATTATATGGAATCGTCTATGTGCACGGCGCCGGCATCTATCCCATCGCCCGCGAACTCACTGCGCAGGGAAAGCCCGGGGCGGCGTTCCTGTTGCGGCAACTGCCGGAGAATGGGCGACTGCCCTCGTTCATGCCGGGGGCGCGGGAAATCCCGGAAACCGCCGCCAGGATCAGGCAATGGTATGCGGACAACGACACCATAAGCTGGTGGGCTCACTCCGCCGGCGAGCGCATCGTGCATTCGCGCGGCATCGATGGCGCCAGGTTGATCGAGCCCTTCATGTATAGGAGCAAGGCAGGTCTGGTCGTGCTTCAGCGTTCGTTTCAAAAAAAGGGCGAGGAGCCGGTGCTGAACAACCGGATGTATGCAAGCTTCCCCGATGGCAAAGGCGGCTGGTCAAAGCCGCATCCGACGGACATACCCGACGCGCCGAGCCGCGCGCAGGCGCACCGGCTTTCAGACGGGCGGGTGCTGCTGATAGGCAACCAGATCGCCCCTCGTTTCGACAGCGGGCTTTATCTGCCGCGCGATCCGCTGACCCTCTCAACCAGCGCCGACGGCGAGGCGTTCGACCGTGTGTTCGCTCTGCGCGCGGGCGCGTCGAGGGGACCGCGTTTTTCGGGAATCACCGGCCGCGCGCGCGGCACCGCGTTTGGCTACCCGAGCATGATCATGCACAACGGCGTGATTCACGTTTTATATTCGATCAACAAGGAGGACATGGCGGTTTCGTCAGTCTCCCTCGACTCAATAAAATAA